A window of Reinekea marina contains these coding sequences:
- a CDS encoding acyltransferase family protein: protein MTFKTITKIVPVQSLKSLLQPHPKEDTLVDGLRGLSAIMIVIFHAMFAVYFLFKNRPELFQLYIEQFDFPLRFLFGFDKAVDIFFMISAYLLGKQLIGQARSKGIQARRFYLNRLFRIYPLFIIALILYSLGSWHLFERDFWFNLIFIDNFMHNTIIPVGWSLSVEMQCYLVLPLVIYLSEKSKYPVCFIAVLLLLSVGLRGWVALTHPEVYQVPFHSIFMNPSIDYQYMGQMYYATPSRLSSFIVGLLWAAIVMHEKFQHYYNRISQNRWFARPLILFCAMLMFVSLFFPIYDAKLWQHWPVLESINLYLVVLHRVAFAMALLIIILLVRKPTSLFVRLLSWRVLRVYSKLAFPVYLFHFPVLAISWLLVMQTTNLKSIEVVTPLQTAAAALIALILVAWVALPLHFLIEHKGIRFGQRLNQKLSGQ, encoded by the coding sequence ATGACTTTCAAAACAATAACAAAAATAGTACCTGTTCAAAGTCTAAAATCATTGCTTCAACCTCATCCAAAAGAGGACACCTTAGTTGATGGATTACGTGGGCTGTCAGCGATAATGATCGTGATTTTTCACGCCATGTTCGCTGTATACTTTCTGTTTAAAAACCGGCCGGAACTCTTTCAACTCTATATAGAACAATTTGATTTCCCGTTACGATTTCTTTTTGGCTTCGATAAAGCGGTTGATATTTTCTTCATGATCAGCGCTTATTTGCTGGGGAAGCAATTAATTGGGCAAGCTCGGAGTAAGGGCATACAAGCTCGACGCTTTTACCTAAATCGTCTATTTCGCATTTACCCGTTATTTATAATCGCGCTTATCTTATATAGCCTAGGCAGTTGGCATCTATTTGAGCGCGATTTTTGGTTTAATTTAATCTTTATCGATAACTTTATGCACAATACGATCATCCCTGTCGGATGGTCACTTTCGGTAGAGATGCAATGCTATTTAGTGTTGCCGCTCGTTATTTACTTGTCTGAAAAATCGAAATACCCGGTTTGTTTTATAGCCGTGTTGCTATTGCTCTCTGTCGGCTTACGAGGGTGGGTGGCGCTCACGCATCCGGAAGTCTATCAAGTACCTTTTCATTCGATTTTTATGAATCCAAGCATTGATTATCAATATATGGGTCAAATGTACTACGCAACCCCAAGCCGGCTAAGTAGTTTTATCGTTGGCTTGCTGTGGGCTGCAATTGTGATGCATGAGAAGTTTCAACATTATTATAATCGCATTTCTCAAAATAGGTGGTTCGCAAGACCACTCATTCTATTTTGTGCCATGCTGATGTTCGTCAGTTTATTTTTCCCAATTTACGATGCCAAGCTTTGGCAGCATTGGCCTGTTCTCGAATCGATAAATCTTTATTTAGTTGTTTTACACCGTGTTGCGTTTGCAATGGCACTTTTGATTATTATTTTATTGGTTCGAAAGCCCACAAGCCTATTCGTGCGATTGCTATCTTGGCGCGTGCTGCGCGTTTATTCCAAGTTAGCCTTCCCTGTGTACTTGTTTCATTTCCCTGTGCTGGCGATTTCGTGGCTGCTGGTCATGCAAACGACTAACTTAAAATCGATAGAGGTTGTTACGCCGCTGCAAACTGCTGCGGCGGCACTTATAGCCTTAATTTTAGTGGCCTGGGTCGCGCTGCCATTACACTTTTTAATTGAACACAAAGGAATACGATTCGGGCAGCGACTGAACCAAAAGCTGTCCGGTCAATAG
- a CDS encoding lipid-transfer protein yields MNKVIVAGVSMIKFSKPGQQQPFRIMAAQAIQGALADAGLEPKAIQQAYGSYIYGDSTCGQHALYDAFMTGIPFINVNNNCSSGSTAIFLARQAVASGAVDCVLAFGFEEMQKGALGSHWQDRESPFDIFHTKLDQMGYPEGPIALRAFGAAGHDYLCTYDADPSLYAKVAVKTRTHALNNSFALLNTPLTEADVLDSPIVYMNYLTRFMCCPPTCGAAATVICSEAFAKKHGIDASVAITGQAMTTDTPSSWDNARNLVGADMTQRAADQVYQQTGVNPLDIDVVELHDCFVPNEVISYEGLRLCPAGGATEFVENKDNTYGGQTVVNPSGGLMSKGHPVGATGLAQCFELTQQLRGNAGARQVQDAKIGLQHNLGLGGAAVVTLYQKQKRS; encoded by the coding sequence ATGAATAAAGTTATCGTTGCTGGCGTTAGCATGATTAAATTTAGCAAGCCTGGCCAACAACAGCCCTTTCGCATAATGGCCGCTCAAGCAATTCAGGGCGCTCTCGCCGATGCGGGGCTTGAACCAAAGGCGATTCAACAAGCGTATGGCAGCTATATCTATGGCGATTCAACCTGCGGTCAGCACGCACTTTACGATGCCTTTATGACCGGAATCCCGTTTATCAACGTAAACAATAACTGCTCCTCTGGCTCTACAGCCATATTCTTAGCACGACAAGCCGTCGCCAGTGGTGCTGTAGATTGTGTCTTAGCGTTTGGCTTCGAGGAAATGCAGAAAGGTGCGTTAGGGTCACACTGGCAAGACCGCGAATCACCCTTTGACATTTTCCACACCAAGCTAGATCAAATGGGCTACCCCGAAGGGCCTATTGCACTGAGAGCTTTCGGCGCTGCAGGCCACGATTATCTATGCACCTATGATGCAGATCCGTCTTTGTATGCAAAAGTGGCGGTAAAAACCAGAACCCATGCGTTAAACAATTCATTTGCTTTACTCAACACGCCTTTAACTGAAGCTGATGTTTTAGATTCTCCAATCGTATACATGAATTACCTCACCCGCTTTATGTGCTGCCCGCCCACCTGTGGTGCTGCAGCGACCGTTATTTGCAGTGAGGCTTTTGCTAAAAAACACGGTATAGACGCCAGTGTCGCCATTACTGGGCAGGCGATGACGACTGATACGCCAAGCTCTTGGGATAATGCCAGAAATCTTGTAGGCGCAGACATGACCCAAAGAGCGGCAGACCAAGTTTATCAGCAAACCGGCGTAAACCCACTGGATATAGATGTTGTCGAATTACACGATTGTTTTGTCCCTAACGAAGTAATTAGCTATGAAGGCTTGAGGCTGTGCCCTGCCGGTGGCGCTACCGAGTTTGTAGAAAACAAAGACAACACCTATGGTGGCCAAACAGTCGTGAATCCATCCGGCGGGCTTATGTCAAAAGGCCACCCTGTGGGCGCTACTGGGTTGGCTCAATGTTTTGAGCTCACTCAACAGCTACGTGGAAACGCAGGCGCTCGCCAAGTTCAAGATGCAAAGATTGGCTTGCAACATAACCTAGGGTTAGGTGGTGCAGCCGTGGTGACCCTTTACCAAAAACAGAAGCGGTCGTGA
- a CDS encoding outer membrane lipoprotein-sorting protein — protein MKLILPAYLGETMRKTLRSFLFNTSLIITVSFSWSNEVPSATELLNKVDKLYQQDNAYAKLTMEIQTPDYQRSMSMESWSIGLDYSLMRVLTPKKEQGVATLKRENEMWNYLPKIRKTIKVPPSMMMGSWMGSDFTNDDLMREGSWVEEFEVDLRAENGQYILDLVSKENTVTVWGAMQIIIDQETLLPIKQIYLDEDGSAVREMVFSDIKTFDGVTLPSVMTLTPLTKDGHLTRVTYDDLSFNVEIGSDFFTVQNLQRRR, from the coding sequence GTGAAGTTAATCCTTCCTGCATATCTGGGTGAAACGATGCGAAAAACACTTCGGTCATTTTTATTCAATACGAGCTTAATAATTACGGTCTCCTTTTCATGGTCAAACGAAGTGCCTTCGGCGACCGAGTTACTTAATAAAGTCGACAAACTTTATCAGCAAGATAACGCCTACGCTAAATTAACGATGGAGATTCAAACCCCCGATTATCAGCGGTCTATGAGTATGGAGTCATGGTCCATTGGGTTGGATTATTCGCTCATGCGTGTATTGACGCCCAAAAAAGAGCAAGGCGTCGCAACACTGAAGCGAGAAAACGAAATGTGGAACTATTTACCTAAAATTCGTAAAACCATCAAAGTACCGCCTTCTATGATGATGGGTAGCTGGATGGGCTCAGACTTTACTAACGATGATTTAATGAGAGAAGGCTCTTGGGTTGAAGAGTTTGAAGTCGATCTAAGGGCCGAGAATGGCCAGTATATTCTTGATCTTGTCTCCAAAGAAAACACCGTCACCGTTTGGGGGGCCATGCAAATTATCATTGATCAAGAGACATTGTTGCCGATTAAACAAATATACCTAGACGAAGACGGTTCCGCCGTCCGAGAGATGGTTTTTAGTGATATAAAAACTTTTGATGGCGTTACCTTACCCTCAGTAATGACATTAACACCCTTAACCAAAGATGGGCATTTAACCCGCGTCACTTACGATGATCTTAGCTTTAATGTTGAGATAGGCAGTGATTTTTTTACTGTGCAAAATTTACAACGACGCCGATAA
- a CDS encoding ABC transporter permease: protein MLMFKLAFRNILRNKRRTILTMLSMFGGYTLLVLSISVQSGSYDQVIDFFTQDSTGHAQVISPGYLEKPTLYKTVPATEEFYLQIKSLNRVTHAVPRIVSGALAYGETKSFPVQVVGVDAVKERDMSFLEDKVKQGHYFTDLPTEDGLYDAMIGAAVARQLSLAVGDELILISQASDGSLANDIYNVGAIIGDQKGAEARTVYLPIVAAQSFYVMESQAHYWAVLSDDVGYSDKLAADLNSWLQESDYSNLQSKSWKLVAKDFYAAMTADIEGGYISYYIIVLLIGIGVLNTVLMSVLERTGEFGVLKAIGTSPKRLFSLIVLETLMLAVLSCLFGFLVSLPINYFLAHVGISLPDPVEFSGVTMSHMQGLWNVSVFAEPALIIISAAALISLFPARRAARIVPVEAMRSL from the coding sequence ATGTTAATGTTTAAGCTGGCGTTTCGAAATATTTTAAGGAATAAGCGCCGTACCATACTGACGATGCTCAGTATGTTTGGCGGATACACCTTGTTGGTGTTATCGATATCCGTTCAAAGCGGCTCTTACGATCAGGTGATCGACTTTTTTACCCAAGACTCGACAGGCCATGCCCAGGTTATTTCACCGGGGTACTTAGAAAAACCGACGCTCTATAAAACGGTTCCTGCGACAGAAGAATTTTACCTGCAAATTAAGAGCTTAAACCGAGTAACTCACGCCGTGCCCCGAATTGTGAGTGGCGCATTAGCCTATGGTGAAACAAAAAGCTTTCCGGTACAGGTTGTTGGGGTCGATGCGGTCAAAGAGCGTGACATGTCTTTTTTGGAAGACAAGGTTAAGCAAGGGCACTATTTTACGGATCTGCCCACTGAAGACGGCCTATACGATGCCATGATCGGTGCCGCCGTTGCGCGTCAATTATCTTTAGCCGTCGGTGATGAGCTTATTCTCATTTCGCAAGCAAGCGACGGGTCTTTAGCGAACGACATCTACAATGTGGGAGCCATTATTGGTGACCAAAAAGGAGCCGAAGCTCGGACTGTTTATTTGCCAATTGTAGCAGCGCAGTCATTCTACGTTATGGAATCGCAAGCACACTATTGGGCCGTGCTTTCAGACGATGTCGGTTACAGCGATAAACTGGCCGCGGATTTAAATAGCTGGTTGCAGGAAAGTGACTATTCAAATTTACAATCGAAAAGTTGGAAGCTGGTAGCAAAAGACTTTTATGCTGCCATGACGGCTGATATAGAAGGTGGTTACATCTCCTACTATATCATTGTGCTATTAATTGGCATTGGCGTATTGAATACAGTGCTGATGTCAGTATTGGAACGCACTGGAGAATTCGGAGTTCTAAAAGCCATCGGCACGTCACCAAAACGTTTGTTCTCGTTGATTGTGCTTGAAACGCTAATGTTGGCCGTATTGAGTTGCTTGTTTGGGTTTTTAGTGTCCTTGCCTATCAACTATTTTTTAGCGCATGTGGGCATAAGCTTACCCGATCCAGTGGAGTTCTCCGGTGTGACGATGTCGCATATGCAGGGTTTATGGAACGTATCGGTGTTTGCAGAGCCAGCCTTGATAATTATATCCGCTGCGGCGTTAATATCTCTGTTTCCAGCAAGAAGGGCTGCAAGAATAGTCCCTGTTGAGGCTATGAGGAGCTTATGA
- a CDS encoding ABC transporter permease, protein MSINWTLALRNIMRNKRRTLLTLLLISATLSVLIFTDGFMRGMTDVMIRSATRLYPGDGQIHHSEYLADRDGAKFIVNISETVESIKKQPLIESYTLRANDFGMVSSTANNLPVQVAGIDAELEATVSKLKLSMIRGNYLDNNGVNSQILIGEPLAELLEVGLGDRLVVSVNNYQTESIEQRLFRVSGVFKMNSKFFDEGLVFIQLPLAQEMMGIGSGVHEIAFNFYDESQSSNTELELWSDLSSSSIKAQGWVQLMPDLAAIIGMMDYSMFVIGSILFMVAILGVVNAMFMSIYERTYEFGVILAIGTRRSQVFRLILIEGLVLSLVSIVVGSLLGAILNFTVGRIGIDYSSMDISGVALAEVIRTDLNWNQFTVLPMSVLAMVIIASLYPAIHAARIIPAKALHKSL, encoded by the coding sequence ATGAGTATTAATTGGACGCTCGCCTTACGCAATATTATGCGTAATAAACGACGCACCTTATTAACGTTGTTATTGATCAGCGCCACGCTCAGTGTCCTTATTTTTACGGATGGTTTTATGCGTGGAATGACTGATGTCATGATTCGCTCTGCCACTCGACTGTATCCAGGTGACGGTCAAATTCACCACTCAGAATATCTCGCCGATCGTGATGGGGCAAAATTTATTGTCAATATTTCTGAAACAGTCGAGAGCATCAAAAAGCAGCCGTTGATAGAAAGCTATACGTTGCGCGCGAATGATTTTGGAATGGTTTCAAGTACAGCCAATAATTTACCAGTACAAGTTGCGGGGATAGATGCCGAGCTGGAAGCAACGGTATCTAAACTCAAGCTCAGCATGATACGAGGAAATTATTTAGACAATAACGGTGTGAATTCGCAAATACTGATTGGGGAACCTTTGGCTGAATTACTTGAGGTGGGCCTGGGTGATCGTTTGGTAGTATCTGTGAACAACTATCAAACAGAATCGATAGAGCAGCGATTGTTTCGAGTCAGTGGCGTTTTTAAGATGAACTCAAAATTTTTTGACGAAGGGCTGGTATTTATTCAACTGCCGTTGGCGCAAGAAATGATGGGCATTGGTAGTGGTGTGCATGAGATAGCGTTCAATTTCTACGATGAATCACAGTCCAGTAATACAGAACTTGAACTTTGGAGTGATTTATCATCAAGTTCTATAAAAGCGCAAGGCTGGGTGCAATTGATGCCCGACCTTGCCGCCATAATAGGCATGATGGATTACAGTATGTTTGTTATTGGAAGTATTTTGTTCATGGTTGCAATTTTAGGTGTCGTAAACGCCATGTTCATGTCTATTTATGAACGTACCTATGAGTTTGGTGTTATTTTGGCGATTGGTACTCGCCGCAGCCAAGTATTTCGCTTAATTTTAATTGAAGGCTTGGTGCTCAGTCTTGTCTCAATTGTTGTTGGCTCGCTACTGGGTGCGATCTTAAACTTCACCGTAGGGCGCATCGGAATTGACTACAGTTCGATGGATATTTCTGGAGTGGCTTTGGCCGAAGTTATCAGAACCGATTTGAATTGGAATCAGTTTACGGTATTACCGATGTCGGTATTGGCCATGGTGATCATTGCAAGCCTTTATCCAGCGATACACGCCGCCAGAATTATTCCAGCGAAAGCATTGCATAAAAGTTTATAG
- a CDS encoding ABC transporter ATP-binding protein, whose amino-acid sequence MKAVIETRGLSRHYGEGDTLVKALDSVDVTIEAGEFTAIVGPSGSGKSTLLQLMGGLDNPSEGEVFLAQNNIFSMASQTLSDFRRDHIGFIFQAYNLIPVLNAAENCEYIMLLQGVPEAERKERVYNILKRVGLGGKETRLPSELSGGQQQRVAVARAMASNPDIILADEPTANLDSKTGTELLDMMHELNKSEGMTFVFSTHDPKIMERASRLVHIEDGRIINDERR is encoded by the coding sequence ATGAAAGCAGTAATAGAAACCCGAGGGCTAAGCCGACATTATGGTGAGGGCGACACCTTAGTGAAAGCCTTAGATTCTGTTGATGTCACTATTGAAGCTGGAGAGTTTACGGCCATTGTCGGCCCGTCGGGTTCTGGTAAGTCTACTTTGTTACAGCTCATGGGTGGTTTAGATAATCCAAGTGAGGGTGAGGTATTTCTTGCACAAAACAATATTTTCAGTATGGCCAGTCAGACGTTATCGGATTTTAGACGCGATCACATCGGTTTTATATTTCAGGCGTACAATTTGATTCCGGTTTTGAATGCTGCAGAAAACTGCGAATACATTATGTTGTTGCAAGGCGTTCCAGAGGCTGAACGAAAAGAGCGCGTATACAATATATTAAAACGTGTTGGCTTAGGTGGAAAAGAAACACGCTTGCCAAGTGAACTTTCTGGTGGACAACAGCAGCGGGTAGCCGTAGCTCGTGCGATGGCCAGTAACCCTGATATCATTTTGGCCGATGAGCCAACGGCGAATTTGGATTCAAAAACAGGCACTGAATTATTGGACATGATGCATGAACTTAATAAAAGTGAAGGCATGACCTTTGTATTTTCCACTCATGATCCAAAGATAATGGAGCGCGCTAGTCGGCTTGTCCACATTGAAGATGGCAGGATAATAAACGATGAACGCCGTTAA
- a CDS encoding EscU/YscU/HrcU family type III secretion system export apparatus switch protein codes for MSDHSRTNEQSQQTNTQAATLKYKGRQTPIVSAFGHNEQAEAIIKLAKEHRIPVYEDENLVNVLAQLDVGQAVPPELFEWVASVLAFAFFARNEVPEGFSPTETKTAYDKVRKAYTDI; via the coding sequence ATGAGCGATCACAGCCGTACGAATGAACAGTCGCAACAAACCAATACACAGGCGGCGACATTAAAATACAAAGGCCGGCAAACGCCTATTGTTTCCGCATTTGGTCATAATGAACAAGCCGAAGCGATCATAAAACTCGCAAAAGAACACCGAATACCGGTTTATGAAGATGAGAACCTTGTGAATGTATTAGCCCAGCTCGATGTAGGCCAGGCTGTACCTCCAGAGCTCTTTGAATGGGTTGCCAGTGTGTTAGCTTTCGCTTTTTTTGCGCGCAATGAAGTGCCTGAAGGTTTTTCCCCGACGGAAACAAAAACAGCTTACGATAAAGTGCGTAAAGCCTACACCGATATTTAA
- the ccmA gene encoding cytochrome c biogenesis heme-transporting ATPase CcmA has product MYRQTLPKLDETVIANICLYPMERRYNRHLFLDGSFMGQLLSAKGLYCERDERVLFQDLEFTVNQGDILHIKGPNGSGKTTLLRRIVGLSAVVEGEMHWPEPLSQQSGRLSAELCWYLAHRPAVTLLQTPLENLAFSLALHNVIPKQEELWHALETVGLRGYEDVPAGSLSAGQQRRVALSKLYVNVPSIQLWVLDEPFTALDVQAVAQLEARIEQFAEAGGTVIMTSHHGLKHTAVKWLELGGKQA; this is encoded by the coding sequence GTGTATCGGCAAACTTTACCGAAACTTGATGAAACAGTCATCGCTAATATTTGCCTTTACCCCATGGAGCGCCGTTATAATAGGCACCTATTTTTAGATGGAAGTTTTATGGGCCAGTTGCTCAGTGCGAAAGGGTTGTATTGTGAGCGCGACGAACGCGTGTTGTTTCAAGACCTTGAGTTTACTGTAAACCAAGGCGATATTTTGCACATAAAAGGCCCAAATGGTTCTGGTAAAACTACGCTACTTAGACGAATCGTCGGCTTAAGCGCTGTTGTTGAAGGTGAGATGCATTGGCCAGAACCACTAAGCCAGCAAAGTGGGCGCTTGAGTGCCGAATTATGCTGGTATTTAGCGCATCGTCCTGCCGTTACTTTATTGCAAACCCCGCTTGAAAACCTAGCGTTTAGTTTAGCCTTGCATAACGTCATCCCTAAGCAAGAAGAGCTGTGGCACGCCTTGGAGACAGTTGGCTTGAGAGGGTATGAAGATGTTCCAGCGGGCAGTTTATCCGCAGGTCAGCAAAGACGAGTCGCTCTTTCGAAGCTGTATGTTAATGTCCCCAGTATTCAACTTTGGGTGCTAGATGAGCCTTTTACAGCGTTAGATGTGCAGGCTGTAGCTCAATTAGAAGCCCGAATAGAGCAATTTGCTGAGGCCGGTGGTACGGTTATTATGACCAGTCACCATGGTTTAAAGCATACTGCGGTGAAGTGGTTAGAGTTAGGAGGTAAGCAAGCGTGA
- the ccmB gene encoding heme exporter protein CcmB → MISVLRQTFKRELLLAFRRRADLANPLFFFLIVVALFPIGVTPNLEVLAGMAPGVLWVAALLAALLSLDLMFKLDYEDGTLEQLLISSVPPQLLVLCKIVCHWLVTGLPLALISPLLSIMLALPSQAIPILVVSLCIGTFTLSLIGSVGAALTVSLRKGGLLLTVLIMPMFVPVIIFGTAAVQGMAAGEQWSAQLALLAAICAGAFAFVPWLTVAALQIAVGD, encoded by the coding sequence GTGATCTCCGTATTAAGGCAGACTTTTAAGCGCGAGCTTTTATTAGCGTTTCGACGCAGGGCCGATCTAGCCAACCCATTGTTTTTCTTTTTGATCGTGGTTGCGTTGTTTCCTATTGGTGTGACACCTAATTTAGAGGTGCTAGCAGGCATGGCACCTGGTGTACTTTGGGTGGCCGCACTATTAGCTGCGTTGTTATCCCTCGATTTAATGTTTAAGCTCGATTACGAAGACGGAACCTTAGAGCAATTGCTGATCTCGTCAGTTCCGCCTCAATTGTTAGTGTTGTGCAAAATTGTCTGTCATTGGTTAGTAACTGGGTTACCTTTAGCGCTGATATCACCTTTATTATCAATAATGCTGGCATTGCCAAGCCAAGCCATACCGATTTTAGTGGTCTCGTTGTGCATAGGTACCTTTACTTTGAGTTTAATAGGCAGTGTTGGTGCCGCTTTAACCGTCAGTTTACGAAAAGGTGGCCTTTTATTGACAGTGCTCATAATGCCGATGTTTGTGCCGGTTATTATTTTTGGTACGGCCGCGGTGCAGGGCATGGCGGCGGGTGAACAATGGAGTGCTCAGCTAGCGTTGTTAGCCGCCATTTGTGCCGGTGCATTTGCATTTGTACCCTGGCTTACAGTTGCGGCATTGCAAATAGCCGTGGGTGATTAA
- the ccmC gene encoding heme ABC transporter permease CcmC: MWQWFVRWFHKWSSPKWFYQLSKRWSLILGILAAVLVSVSLIWGLGFAPVERLQGNSYRIIFLHVPSAFMSQAIYVAIAFTGAVGLIWRIKLAFYVAKQCIPIGASMAVLALLTGAIWGKPTWGAWWVWDARLTSMLILLLLYLGLWALQSAMEREESGDKAAAILALVGVVNIPIIKFSVNWWNTLHQPATLKITEAPPMHISMLLPLLGSILGFYLAFIALVFIRTRLEILHRERKAAWVKEELNRLGGHNGV; encoded by the coding sequence ATGTGGCAATGGTTCGTAAGGTGGTTTCATAAATGGAGCTCGCCGAAGTGGTTTTACCAGTTGTCAAAACGCTGGAGCTTGATTTTAGGAATCTTAGCAGCAGTGTTAGTGAGCGTGTCTTTAATTTGGGGGTTAGGCTTTGCTCCTGTTGAGCGCCTTCAAGGCAACAGCTACCGAATAATCTTTTTACACGTTCCTTCGGCATTTATGTCGCAAGCTATTTACGTTGCCATCGCATTTACAGGCGCAGTAGGCTTAATTTGGCGTATAAAATTAGCGTTTTACGTCGCTAAACAGTGTATTCCCATTGGCGCGAGTATGGCGGTATTAGCGCTATTGACGGGCGCAATTTGGGGTAAGCCGACCTGGGGCGCATGGTGGGTTTGGGACGCTCGCCTCACCTCTATGTTGATCTTGTTACTGCTTTATTTAGGGCTTTGGGCATTACAAAGTGCCATGGAACGAGAAGAGAGTGGCGATAAAGCCGCCGCAATTTTAGCGTTGGTAGGTGTCGTAAATATCCCGATCATTAAGTTTTCAGTAAATTGGTGGAATACGCTCCATCAACCTGCCACGCTTAAAATCACCGAAGCACCTCCAATGCATATTTCAATGTTATTGCCGTTGCTGGGTTCCATCTTAGGGTTCTATCTAGCGTTTATTGCCTTAGTGTTTATTCGTACTCGGTTAGAAATATTACACCGAGAGCGAAAGGCAGCTTGGGTGAAAGAAGAGTTAAACCGTCTTGGAGGTCACAATGGCGTTTGA
- the ccmD gene encoding heme exporter protein CcmD: protein MAFESLSEFINMGGHGLYVWAAYAIGGAVITFNLLSPRLYRKKLIKDHQRRQRREQL from the coding sequence ATGGCGTTTGAATCTTTAAGTGAATTTATCAATATGGGCGGTCATGGTCTTTATGTGTGGGCGGCCTATGCCATCGGCGGCGCGGTAATTACTTTTAACTTACTTAGCCCAAGGTTATACCGCAAAAAATTAATCAAAGATCATCAACGCAGACAGCGTCGGGAGCAGTTATGA
- the ccmE gene encoding cytochrome c maturation protein CcmE: MNPKRKQRLMLILLGVAGVSAAVLLVLFAMGKNVNYFYTPSELSAGNVTPGATVRAGGMVSVGSVVRSNESLKVQFKINDTAKEVGVEYEGILPDLFREGDGVVVVGQMNKDNVLVAQEVLAKHDETYMPPEVTEAIEQAHQNSTNNN; encoded by the coding sequence ATGAATCCAAAACGAAAACAACGGTTAATGCTAATTTTATTGGGGGTTGCGGGCGTATCAGCGGCTGTCTTATTGGTGTTGTTTGCGATGGGGAAAAACGTTAACTATTTCTACACACCTTCTGAATTAAGTGCGGGTAATGTTACTCCTGGTGCAACGGTTCGTGCTGGTGGGATGGTTTCAGTTGGGTCTGTGGTGCGCTCGAATGAATCGTTAAAAGTTCAATTTAAAATTAACGATACCGCCAAAGAAGTGGGCGTAGAATATGAAGGTATTTTACCCGATTTATTCCGCGAAGGTGATGGCGTTGTTGTTGTCGGTCAAATGAATAAAGACAATGTACTCGTAGCACAGGAAGTGCTTGCTAAGCATGACGAAACCTATATGCCGCCAGAAGTAACAGAGGCAATAGAGCAAGCCCATCAAAATTCGACCAACAATAATTAG